The following coding sequences lie in one Megalodesulfovibrio gigas DSM 1382 = ATCC 19364 genomic window:
- a CDS encoding AI-2E family transporter, with product MTTPQTDAAEAPSPVELPAPPCEVHASQGWMQLFFHRGIRPFLLLVLCYALYMAYGVLEPFLTQLILATVLAGLFSPVQEHLSTRLKGRRSLASLCVVLLICLVIILPLYLVTAAMVQQGLESSAKVKEWVDQGGLDAYTTSDWKSQWQEWVAAHVPYVNVKELDLEGNLLTIFRTASERFLAQGANLIGNAAGLLSNFFITMFLVFYLSRDGAALIKKIKALSPLREEQEDRIIARVRAVARSVLLGSLATAVLQGIAGAIGFAIVGIPAAFWGVMLGFASFIPVVGTALIWIPAVAYLALMGSWTMAIFLAIWCAVVVGSIDNFARPYLMQGEAEMSPFYIFLALLGGFQTYGIRGLLYGPLVLGFAMVMLTIYEEEFREQLPVDALEPPGE from the coding sequence GTGACCACCCCCCAAACGGATGCCGCCGAAGCCCCGTCGCCAGTTGAACTCCCCGCCCCGCCATGCGAGGTGCATGCCTCCCAGGGATGGATGCAACTGTTCTTTCATCGTGGCATCCGGCCCTTTCTGCTGCTGGTGCTCTGCTATGCCTTGTACATGGCGTACGGCGTGCTGGAGCCCTTCCTCACGCAGCTCATCCTGGCCACGGTGCTGGCGGGATTGTTCTCCCCGGTCCAGGAGCACCTGTCCACACGACTCAAGGGCCGGCGCAGCCTGGCATCCTTGTGCGTGGTGCTGCTCATCTGTCTGGTGATCATCCTGCCCCTGTACCTGGTAACGGCAGCCATGGTGCAGCAGGGGCTGGAGTCCAGCGCGAAGGTGAAGGAATGGGTGGACCAGGGCGGCCTGGACGCCTACACCACCAGCGACTGGAAATCCCAATGGCAAGAATGGGTGGCAGCGCACGTGCCCTATGTGAACGTCAAGGAGCTGGATTTGGAAGGCAATCTGCTGACCATCTTCCGCACCGCCTCGGAACGCTTTCTGGCCCAGGGGGCGAATCTGATCGGCAACGCCGCCGGCCTGCTCTCCAATTTCTTCATCACCATGTTCCTGGTGTTCTACCTCTCCCGCGACGGCGCCGCGCTGATCAAAAAAATCAAGGCCCTTTCACCGCTGCGCGAAGAGCAGGAAGACCGCATCATCGCCCGGGTCCGGGCTGTGGCGCGCTCCGTGCTGCTGGGCTCCCTGGCCACCGCGGTGCTGCAGGGCATTGCCGGGGCCATCGGCTTTGCCATTGTGGGCATCCCTGCGGCCTTCTGGGGCGTGATGCTGGGGTTTGCATCCTTCATTCCCGTGGTGGGCACGGCCCTCATCTGGATCCCCGCCGTGGCCTATCTGGCGTTGATGGGTTCCTGGACCATGGCCATCTTCCTGGCCATCTGGTGCGCCGTGGTGGTGGGATCCATCGACAACTTTGCCCGGCCCTATCTGATGCAGGGCGAGGCGGAGATGAGCCCGTTTTACATCTTCCTGGCCCTGCTGGGCGGCTTTCAGACGTATGGCATCCGCGGCCTGCTGTATGGCCCGCTGGTGCTGGGCTTCGCCATGGTGATGCTGACCATCTATGAAGAGGAATTCCGCGAACAACTGCCAGTGGATGCGCTGGAGCCGCCCGGGGAGTGA
- a CDS encoding ferredoxin gives MSPTPPMSPKPSTVVAPRLRRITMDLGDCSACEACTSLAPDVFGWDENTERPRLLKELVPQDQAQEVISFCPQDCISFDDEECQDV, from the coding sequence ATGTCCCCCACGCCCCCCATGTCCCCAAAGCCTTCCACTGTCGTCGCCCCCCGCCTGCGCCGCATCACCATGGATCTCGGCGATTGCTCCGCCTGCGAAGCCTGCACCAGCCTGGCCCCGGACGTCTTCGGCTGGGACGAGAACACGGAGCGCCCCCGCCTGCTCAAGGAGCTCGTGCCCCAGGATCAAGCCCAGGAAGTCATCAGCTTCTGCCCCCAGGACTGCATCAGCTTTGATGATGAAGAATGCCAGGATGTCTGA
- a CDS encoding two-component regulator propeller domain-containing protein, translated as MVLLVVMGAGLAGPGTASTLPVDLRFERIGLEQGLSQASVLSSVKDSQGFLWFGTYDGLNRYDGLNFHVYQSRDESGRGLSDDGIRTLVVDAQGVLWAATSAGGVNRYNREDDSFTAFMHDPNNPGSLSSNEIEALLVDAQGVLWVGTSNGIDRMQPDGSFVHLEPSRADGSPVHLRAVKALAQDEHGRIWAGSEESLLCLTPQGEVLAEYGQAPGASGKPLAVGTIQCLLTESRDGVWIGGSDGLYHLDPAAGEGASYLAGDSVKFLFRDSRGILWVGTDAGLARRLPAATAGETDSFLRYRRNPFDPHSLSSDDVYSMLEDDSGILWLGTYTEGLCKMNPRTQEFHLIRSEPWHEDWISDSNVNAVLQDEHGILWLGTTYGGLNRVDLATRQVQVYRAGMGSFPAQEVRSLALDKEGRLWLGTSDAGVLQLDRTTGEFIQHAHNKKNPQSLGHNNVYCIYDDGQDSLWIGLSKAGLNRLDKRTGLVERFDADPGNPDALQHKRVRVILEHGGRLWLGTSGGLHLLDRETGRFRHWEHDPKNPHSLLDDKVTALLAGPGPDTLWVGTNSGLCLFDLAAEQFFPFTPAQGCEFPNLFIAAMLKDGVGDLWVSTFKGLSRFTPMTREVRNYTPLEGLQGYEFMERSAFRNATGEMFFGGLKGLTWFHPDRILPNPHLPPVVLTGVSIMNAPMATKENVTLLREVTLSHRDVLFRFSFAALDFSAPFKNTVAYMLEGFDQDWITTRPGWSASYTSIEPGQYRFRARAANSDGAWNPQELQLVVHILPPFWQTAWFRVLLGVAALTALYLFYSLRVRLIKQHNRRLEDLVAERTKSLAITHAQLQGIMQHAPCAIALKDALRRYTLINPQFENFFQTCQDIVHERTDAEIFDKETVALLSAADQEAWDLGKSAIFEMAYANRLLLVQQVAFRDAHGEPYALCGIALDVTEKKQLEAEALRAGQLASIGELAAGVAHEINNPITGIINYTQLLQDGYGSDIPDMTQKILLLADRVATIARGLLSYSRSDREKPKPADLREVVTDSLSLSRYRFEKEGFHVEVELPDTLPHVQCRARELQQVLLNLLSNAFHALKEKRLKDDATRLTCTVRVYVPDEKSDHVRLEVHDTGVGIPAAHLGKVCQPFFTTKPRNEGTGLGLSISSNIVARHDGLLTVASEEGRYTVVQVDLPALAQDGSV; from the coding sequence ATGGTGCTGCTGGTCGTCATGGGCGCGGGACTGGCCGGTCCGGGCACGGCCTCCACCTTGCCGGTGGACCTCCGGTTCGAGCGCATCGGCCTGGAGCAGGGGCTGTCCCAGGCCTCGGTGCTCTCATCCGTCAAGGATTCGCAAGGGTTTTTGTGGTTCGGCACCTACGATGGCCTGAACCGGTACGACGGCCTCAATTTTCATGTTTACCAGTCCCGGGACGAGTCCGGTCGAGGGCTGTCGGACGACGGCATCCGCACCCTCGTGGTCGATGCGCAAGGCGTCCTGTGGGCCGCCACCAGCGCGGGAGGGGTGAATCGCTATAATCGTGAGGACGACAGCTTCACCGCGTTCATGCACGACCCGAACAATCCCGGCAGTCTCTCCAGCAACGAAATAGAGGCCCTGCTGGTGGATGCCCAGGGGGTGTTGTGGGTGGGAACATCCAATGGCATCGACCGGATGCAGCCGGATGGCTCCTTTGTGCATCTGGAGCCGAGCCGTGCCGATGGTTCGCCGGTGCACCTGCGGGCCGTCAAGGCCCTGGCCCAGGACGAGCACGGCCGCATCTGGGCCGGGAGCGAAGAATCGCTGCTGTGCCTGACCCCCCAAGGGGAGGTTTTGGCCGAGTACGGGCAGGCTCCTGGTGCGTCGGGAAAGCCATTGGCTGTGGGGACCATCCAATGCCTGCTGACCGAATCGCGCGATGGCGTCTGGATCGGCGGCAGCGATGGACTGTACCACCTGGACCCTGCAGCAGGGGAGGGGGCGTCGTATCTGGCGGGCGATTCGGTGAAGTTTCTGTTCCGGGACAGCCGGGGCATTCTGTGGGTGGGCACGGATGCCGGCCTGGCACGCCGCCTGCCTGCGGCAACTGCCGGCGAAACCGACAGCTTTTTGCGATACAGGCGCAATCCCTTTGATCCGCACAGCCTGAGCAGCGACGATGTGTACAGCATGCTGGAAGACGATTCCGGCATCCTCTGGCTGGGCACGTACACCGAAGGCCTGTGCAAGATGAATCCGCGCACCCAGGAGTTTCATCTCATCCGGAGCGAGCCCTGGCACGAAGACTGGATTTCAGACAGCAACGTAAATGCCGTGCTGCAGGACGAACACGGCATCCTGTGGCTGGGCACCACCTATGGCGGTCTGAACCGGGTGGACCTCGCCACCCGCCAGGTGCAAGTCTACCGCGCCGGTATGGGCTCCTTCCCTGCGCAGGAGGTGCGCTCCCTGGCCCTGGACAAGGAGGGCCGTCTGTGGCTGGGCACTTCCGACGCCGGCGTGCTGCAACTGGACAGAACCACCGGCGAGTTCATCCAGCATGCGCACAACAAGAAAAATCCGCAGTCCCTCGGCCACAACAATGTCTACTGCATATATGACGACGGGCAGGACAGTCTCTGGATCGGCCTGAGCAAGGCAGGCCTCAACCGCCTGGACAAACGCACCGGACTGGTGGAACGCTTCGATGCCGATCCCGGCAATCCGGATGCCTTGCAACACAAGCGGGTGCGCGTCATCCTGGAGCACGGCGGCCGTCTGTGGCTCGGCACCAGCGGCGGCCTGCATCTGCTGGATCGGGAAACCGGCCGCTTCCGCCATTGGGAGCACGACCCCAAGAATCCTCACAGCCTGCTGGATGACAAAGTCACCGCCCTGCTGGCCGGGCCCGGGCCAGACACGCTCTGGGTGGGCACCAACAGCGGGCTGTGCCTGTTCGATCTGGCCGCGGAACAGTTCTTTCCCTTCACCCCGGCGCAAGGCTGCGAGTTCCCCAATCTGTTCATTGCCGCCATGCTCAAGGATGGTGTGGGCGATTTGTGGGTCAGCACCTTCAAGGGCCTGAGCCGATTTACCCCCATGACCCGCGAGGTACGCAACTACACCCCCCTGGAGGGCCTCCAGGGGTACGAGTTCATGGAGCGCAGTGCCTTCCGCAACGCCACGGGGGAAATGTTTTTCGGCGGTCTCAAAGGACTCACTTGGTTTCATCCGGACCGCATTCTTCCCAACCCGCACCTGCCGCCGGTGGTGCTGACGGGCGTTTCCATCATGAATGCGCCCATGGCGACGAAGGAGAACGTCACACTGCTGCGCGAGGTGACGCTGTCGCATCGGGATGTCCTGTTCCGTTTTTCCTTCGCGGCCCTGGATTTCTCAGCCCCCTTCAAGAATACCGTGGCCTACATGCTGGAGGGATTCGACCAGGACTGGATCACCACCCGTCCAGGCTGGAGCGCCAGCTACACCAGCATCGAACCGGGGCAATACCGCTTCCGGGCCAGGGCAGCCAACAGCGACGGCGCCTGGAATCCTCAGGAACTGCAACTGGTGGTGCACATTCTGCCGCCGTTCTGGCAGACGGCATGGTTCCGCGTGCTGCTGGGGGTGGCAGCCCTGACGGCGCTGTATTTGTTTTATTCGTTGCGCGTGCGGCTCATCAAGCAGCACAACAGGCGGCTGGAGGATTTGGTGGCCGAACGCACCAAGAGCCTGGCCATCACCCATGCGCAACTGCAGGGCATCATGCAGCACGCGCCATGCGCCATTGCCCTCAAGGATGCCCTGCGGCGCTACACGCTCATTAATCCGCAATTCGAGAATTTTTTCCAGACATGTCAGGATATTGTGCATGAGCGGACGGATGCCGAGATATTCGACAAGGAGACTGTCGCTCTGCTGAGCGCGGCCGACCAGGAAGCCTGGGACCTGGGCAAAAGTGCCATCTTTGAAATGGCATACGCCAACCGTCTGCTCCTGGTGCAACAGGTGGCCTTTCGCGATGCCCATGGCGAACCCTATGCCCTGTGCGGCATTGCTCTGGATGTGACGGAGAAAAAACAGCTGGAGGCCGAAGCCCTGCGCGCCGGGCAGTTGGCCAGCATCGGCGAGCTGGCCGCGGGCGTGGCCCATGAAATCAATAATCCCATCACCGGTATCATCAATTACACGCAACTGCTTCAGGACGGCTATGGCAGTGACATCCCCGACATGACGCAGAAGATCCTGCTGCTTGCGGATCGCGTGGCCACCATTGCCCGGGGGCTGCTGTCCTACTCCAGAAGCGACCGCGAAAAACCCAAGCCCGCAGACCTGCGCGAGGTGGTGACAGACAGCCTGTCCCTTTCCCGCTATCGCTTCGAAAAGGAAGGGTTCCACGTGGAAGTGGAACTGCCTGACACACTACCCCACGTGCAGTGCCGCGCCCGGGAATTGCAGCAGGTGCTGTTGAATCTGCTGTCCAACGCGTTCCATGCCCTGAAGGAAAAACGCCTCAAGGACGATGCCACTCGGCTGACATGCACGGTGCGGGTGTATGTGCCGGATGAAAAGTCCGACCATGTACGGCTGGAGGTGCACGATACGGGCGTGGGTATCCCGGCGGCACACCTCGGCAAGGTCTGCCAGCCATTCTTTACCACCAAGCCCCGCAACGAGGGCACCGGGCTGGGACTCTCCATCAGCTCCAACATCGTCGCGCGGCACGACGGCCTGCTCACCGTGGCGAGCGAGGAAGGCCGCTACACCGTGGTGCAGGTGGACTTGCCGGCGCTTGCGCAGGATGGCAGTGTTTAG
- a CDS encoding sensor histidine kinase — MQAGTRTLSFRMRMFISFGLLAIVCLAPMLVYFHSSMGVIAIQDAEDRARRDMRLLLWLLQQHGPFGVEEDLDAWCKAAGAQLGLRITYMEHGVVLTDSEIGSARLPFLEDHSSRPEVEQALKHGEGLAMRQSATLGKSLVYVARLVEPGLQGERGVLRLAIPLSQVQAQEGRLLQAINWLVPLSLGAMLLLGLWLSRSLAASILKFSCTALAIGNGDYSRRLYTSPGREFLPLQQSVNTMAEQIQATILGLAEQKGQLEALFNGLAEGVLLLDASGTVESWNNAFRQVFKDMPPKAGRHLLEITMEPALQHAVHRIVAGEIAAVTMALPRGDREYEVSITPFRDAHAVRKLVLVFRDVTEAHRLERVRRDFIANASHEMRTPLTTIAGYAETMLEQEPLDQTMARKFLGIIHKAAWRMAGCVDGMLALSRIEAGAWHADMASHSLAALLEEGVEEIRPNAERHAVQVTWHLEDDQMLVYADEEGFRTVLKNLLENAVRYSPAGGVVTVKASRAEDRVRIAVADQGPGVPSEIRGRVFERFFRAADQQGRRSGGAGLGLAICKHMVQSMGGTIRVEGSSRPDGQGATFVLELPSPQNGFEI, encoded by the coding sequence ATGCAGGCCGGCACGCGCACCCTTTCCTTCCGCATGCGGATGTTCATTTCCTTTGGGTTGTTGGCCATTGTGTGCCTGGCCCCCATGCTGGTGTATTTCCATTCGTCCATGGGAGTCATCGCCATTCAGGATGCCGAAGACCGCGCCAGGCGGGACATGCGGCTCTTGCTGTGGCTGCTGCAGCAGCACGGTCCTTTTGGGGTGGAAGAGGACCTGGACGCATGGTGCAAGGCGGCAGGGGCGCAGCTCGGATTGCGCATCACCTACATGGAGCACGGCGTGGTCCTGACGGACTCGGAGATCGGCAGCGCCAGGCTGCCGTTTCTGGAGGATCACTCCTCGCGCCCCGAGGTGGAACAGGCACTGAAACATGGCGAAGGCCTGGCCATGCGCCAAAGTGCCACCCTGGGCAAAAGCCTGGTGTACGTGGCGCGTCTGGTGGAGCCCGGCCTGCAGGGCGAGCGAGGCGTGCTGCGTCTGGCCATCCCCTTGTCCCAGGTGCAGGCGCAGGAAGGCCGCCTGCTGCAGGCCATCAATTGGCTTGTTCCCCTGAGTCTGGGGGCCATGCTGCTGCTGGGCTTGTGGCTGTCGCGTTCCCTGGCGGCGTCCATCCTGAAGTTTTCATGCACCGCCCTGGCCATCGGCAACGGGGACTACTCCCGCAGACTGTACACCAGCCCGGGCCGCGAGTTTCTCCCGCTGCAACAGTCCGTCAACACCATGGCGGAGCAAATCCAGGCCACTATTCTGGGCCTTGCGGAACAAAAGGGGCAGCTGGAGGCGCTTTTCAACGGCCTGGCCGAGGGTGTACTGCTGCTGGACGCCTCCGGCACGGTGGAGTCCTGGAACAATGCCTTCCGCCAGGTTTTCAAGGACATGCCCCCAAAAGCAGGCCGGCACCTGCTGGAAATCACCATGGAGCCTGCCTTGCAGCACGCCGTGCACCGCATTGTCGCGGGTGAGATAGCCGCGGTCACCATGGCCTTGCCCCGGGGAGACAGGGAATACGAAGTGTCCATCACCCCCTTTCGGGATGCCCATGCCGTGCGCAAGCTGGTGCTGGTGTTTCGGGATGTGACCGAAGCGCACCGCCTGGAGCGGGTGCGGCGGGACTTCATCGCCAACGCCTCGCACGAAATGCGCACCCCCCTGACCACCATCGCCGGCTATGCCGAAACCATGCTCGAACAGGAACCCCTGGACCAGACCATGGCGCGAAAGTTTCTGGGAATCATCCACAAGGCAGCCTGGCGCATGGCCGGGTGCGTGGACGGCATGCTGGCCCTGTCCCGCATCGAGGCCGGCGCCTGGCATGCAGACATGGCCTCCCACTCCCTGGCGGCACTGCTGGAGGAAGGCGTGGAGGAAATCCGGCCCAATGCCGAGCGGCATGCCGTGCAGGTGACATGGCATCTGGAGGACGATCAGATGCTCGTGTATGCGGATGAGGAAGGCTTCAGGACCGTGCTCAAAAACCTGCTGGAAAACGCCGTGCGCTACAGCCCTGCCGGCGGAGTGGTGACTGTGAAGGCCAGCCGTGCCGAAGACCGCGTGCGCATTGCCGTGGCGGATCAAGGCCCCGGGGTACCTTCAGAAATCCGCGGCCGGGTTTTCGAGCGGTTCTTCCGCGCCGCAGACCAGCAAGGGCGACGCTCCGGCGGGGCGGGGCTGGGCTTGGCCATCTGCAAGCACATGGTCCAGAGCATGGGCGGGACTATTCGGGTGGAGGGATCAAGCCGGCCGGATGGGCAGGGGGCCACCTTTGTGCTGGAACTGCCCAGCCCCCAAAATGGATTCGAAATTTAA
- a CDS encoding inorganic phosphate transporter, with protein sequence MTFYEIFIVLAMLAGFLMAFNLGANDVANAMASSVGAKAITVRQALLIAGVLNFAGAVLLGSHVTATISKGIINIDMISDPKILVLGMFAALLSAALWVLAATLTGLPVSSTHSIVGSILGFGLVAGGPDIVNWLKMVGIVISWIISPFFGGLLGFVVFSLIRKKIFHHPQIIPQARRWAPIWIAITASLVVFSLMYKTPAGKALTWAAEIKLLVALGISALAWYVGRYFVIIWCRNLSACYAGVETIFSRMQVGTACFVALTQGANDVANAIGPVAAVYMVARDHSLASQVEVPIWLLMIGGGGIALGIALLGRRVMVTMGEKITELNNSRGFSVEFGAATTVLGASVLGLPVSTTHAAVGSVVGVGLARGFGAVDFRILFKIVLYWVLTVPVAAFTCIVIFQLLRWMIL encoded by the coding sequence ATGACATTTTACGAAATTTTCATTGTGCTGGCCATGCTTGCAGGCTTTTTGATGGCCTTCAACCTTGGCGCAAACGACGTGGCCAACGCCATGGCGTCCTCCGTGGGCGCCAAGGCCATCACTGTTCGGCAGGCTTTGTTGATTGCCGGGGTGTTGAACTTTGCCGGCGCGGTGTTGCTGGGCTCGCACGTGACGGCTACCATCAGCAAGGGCATCATCAATATCGACATGATCAGTGATCCCAAGATATTGGTTCTTGGGATGTTTGCGGCGCTGCTTTCCGCAGCCCTCTGGGTGCTGGCAGCCACGTTGACGGGGTTGCCGGTTTCCTCCACGCATTCCATTGTGGGGTCCATTCTTGGCTTCGGCCTGGTTGCAGGCGGACCGGATATTGTCAACTGGCTGAAAATGGTCGGCATTGTGATTTCGTGGATCATCTCGCCGTTTTTTGGTGGGCTGCTGGGGTTTGTTGTTTTCAGTCTCATCCGTAAGAAGATTTTTCACCATCCGCAGATCATTCCTCAGGCGCGGCGCTGGGCGCCCATCTGGATTGCCATCACCGCGTCCCTGGTGGTGTTCTCGCTGATGTACAAGACGCCGGCCGGGAAGGCCCTGACCTGGGCTGCGGAAATCAAGTTGCTGGTTGCCCTGGGGATTTCTGCCCTGGCCTGGTATGTGGGCCGGTATTTCGTCATCATCTGGTGCAGGAACCTATCGGCGTGCTATGCTGGCGTGGAGACGATTTTCAGCCGCATGCAGGTGGGAACGGCCTGTTTTGTGGCCTTGACGCAAGGGGCAAACGACGTGGCCAACGCCATTGGGCCCGTGGCGGCGGTGTATATGGTGGCGCGAGATCATTCCCTGGCCTCGCAGGTGGAAGTGCCCATCTGGCTGCTGATGATCGGTGGCGGCGGCATTGCCTTGGGCATTGCCTTGCTTGGCCGACGGGTGATGGTGACCATGGGCGAAAAAATAACAGAACTCAACAACAGCCGGGGCTTTTCCGTGGAGTTCGGCGCCGCCACCACCGTGCTTGGCGCGTCGGTGCTGGGGTTGCCCGTCTCCACCACGCATGCGGCGGTGGGTTCTGTGGTGGGCGTGGGGCTTGCCCGCGGGTTTGGAGCGGTGGATTTCCGCATCCTGTTCAAGATTGTGCTGTATTGGGTGCTCACGGTGCCGGTGGCGGCGTTTACCTGTATTGTTATTTTCCAGCTGCTGCGCTGGATGATATTGTAG
- a CDS encoding DUF47 domain-containing protein encodes MFLRVPFFGLLSSHSPLRQLLDHYDKISDGVKLMEESLECYIGGEGHCKAFEDLTREVDVLEDQADKIKRSIRNHLPRGLFLPVDRTVFFDYTRRQDNILDEGQKALNVLFVRPLAIPLEFHKEMLEFVGEVTETVKLLRPALESTVELLHGKHYDRAVTKNLIRTVRTSHKVVFKRYHSITSHIYNAEVGFKDFHQLLEFVEEMYSVSHNTEGCADLLRAMIAK; translated from the coding sequence ATGTTTCTGCGTGTTCCGTTTTTTGGGCTGCTTTCGAGCCATTCTCCATTGCGGCAGTTGCTTGATCATTACGACAAGATCTCCGATGGCGTGAAGCTCATGGAAGAGTCACTTGAATGCTACATTGGCGGCGAAGGGCACTGCAAGGCATTTGAGGACCTGACCCGTGAAGTGGATGTGCTGGAAGATCAGGCGGATAAGATCAAACGCTCCATCCGCAATCACTTACCCAGGGGGCTGTTTCTGCCCGTGGATCGGACGGTGTTTTTCGACTACACCAGACGGCAGGACAACATTCTTGATGAAGGGCAAAAAGCCCTCAACGTGCTCTTTGTGCGTCCACTGGCCATCCCGCTGGAATTTCACAAGGAAATGCTGGAGTTTGTGGGGGAGGTGACGGAGACCGTCAAGCTGCTGCGGCCTGCCCTGGAGTCCACTGTGGAATTGCTCCACGGCAAGCACTACGACAGGGCCGTCACCAAGAACCTGATCCGCACTGTCAGGACCAGCCACAAAGTGGTCTTCAAGCGGTATCACAGCATCACCTCACACATTTACAATGCCGAGGTAGGATTCAAGGATTTCCACCAGCTCCTTGAATTTGTGGAAGAAATGTACTCCGTCAGCCACAATACCGAGGGCTGTGCCGATTTGTTGCGCGCCATGATCGCCAAGTAG
- a CDS encoding TrkH family potassium uptake protein yields the protein MRVSLASPLMLPIVSFAAAILLGGILLAHPVSEGSTEVSLLDGLFTATSAVCVTGLAVVDTGTAFSPVGHGVLLSLIQAGGLGIMTFASLAFYLWRHRVSLTDRIAVGQTLLHDQGFHLGRFLVALFAGVFGIEALGALALHLADPQGFPVFGAVFHSISAFCNAGFGLYSDSLMQWRGDWAVNGIVMLLIILGGLGFSTLTELAMVLPRRLRHRHMTLQPRLSFHTRLVLRASAWLIVGGWVAILFMEVMTDIRIGHLETDDFLLAALFQSVTCRTAGFNTVDIASLSSITLLFMMFLMFVGGSPGSTAGGIKTTTFRVILGFIGSQLRRREQTVVGNRAVDADTLNRAIILTIFSVLAVLAAIMALCITEAGGTDRMVRERFLDLAFEAVSAFGTVGLSTGVTPTLSAPGKVVIMLLMFTGRLGPIVFLSVMQSWQRSPRYRWADERCMIG from the coding sequence ATGCGGGTATCCCTTGCTTCTCCGTTGATGCTCCCCATCGTGAGCTTTGCCGCCGCCATTCTTCTGGGCGGCATTCTGCTCGCGCATCCGGTGAGTGAAGGCAGCACGGAGGTTTCCCTGCTGGACGGGCTGTTCACCGCCACTTCTGCCGTGTGCGTCACCGGCCTGGCTGTGGTAGATACGGGCACAGCCTTCAGTCCTGTTGGGCATGGGGTACTGCTGTCCCTCATCCAGGCCGGCGGGCTGGGCATCATGACCTTCGCCAGTCTGGCATTCTATCTGTGGCGACACAGGGTGTCCCTGACGGATCGCATTGCCGTGGGACAGACCCTGCTGCACGACCAGGGCTTCCACCTGGGCCGGTTCCTGGTGGCGCTGTTTGCCGGCGTGTTTGGCATCGAGGCCCTGGGGGCCCTGGCCTTGCACCTGGCGGATCCCCAGGGATTTCCCGTCTTCGGCGCCGTGTTCCACAGCATTTCCGCCTTTTGCAACGCCGGATTCGGGCTGTATTCGGACAGCCTGATGCAGTGGCGGGGCGATTGGGCGGTGAATGGCATCGTCATGCTCCTTATTATCCTCGGCGGGCTGGGGTTTTCCACCCTCACGGAACTGGCCATGGTGCTGCCCCGTCGATTGCGGCACCGGCACATGACCTTGCAGCCGCGGTTGAGTTTCCACACGCGGCTGGTGCTGCGCGCCTCGGCCTGGCTCATCGTGGGCGGGTGGGTGGCCATTCTGTTTATGGAAGTGATGACGGACATCCGCATCGGCCATCTGGAAACGGATGATTTTCTGCTGGCGGCGTTGTTCCAGTCCGTCACCTGCCGCACCGCCGGATTCAATACCGTGGACATCGCCAGCCTTTCGAGCATCACCTTGTTGTTCATGATGTTTCTGATGTTCGTGGGCGGTTCGCCGGGGTCCACGGCCGGTGGCATCAAGACCACCACGTTTCGTGTGATTCTGGGGTTCATCGGTTCCCAACTGCGGCGGCGCGAACAAACCGTGGTGGGAAACAGGGCCGTGGATGCCGATACCCTGAACAGAGCCATCATTCTGACCATCTTTTCCGTGCTCGCCGTGCTGGCGGCCATCATGGCGTTATGTATCACCGAGGCAGGCGGGACGGACAGGATGGTGCGGGAACGGTTTTTGGATCTGGCCTTCGAGGCGGTGTCGGCCTTCGGCACCGTAGGGCTCTCCACGGGTGTCACGCCCACCCTGAGCGCACCGGGCAAGGTGGTGATCATGCTGTTGATGTTCACGGGCCGGCTGGGGCCCATCGTGTTCCTTTCCGTCATGCAGAGCTGGCAACGGTCGCCGCGGTACCGCTGGGCCGATGAGCGCTGCATGATCGGCTGA
- a CDS encoding potassium channel family protein, with amino-acid sequence MAAKKGLEVGIVGLGKFGSALAERLVEMKVTVIGLDRSESRVGAMRDILEHVYHADATDKAALRQLGFGDLTHAVVSSGHSLEASVLATLNLKELGVPQVWCKAISEEHEKILRKLGADFVVFPEQYVAKQIAHHLAVPGLVHYFPLGSGVALQEVIVEKWAGSTLRDLNLTNRFHLQVVGIKRPDEKDYSYIPKADQVLNVGDMLLIIGAEDRLDRIES; translated from the coding sequence ATGGCAGCAAAAAAAGGGCTGGAAGTGGGCATTGTGGGCCTGGGCAAGTTCGGGTCTGCCCTGGCCGAGCGGCTGGTGGAGATGAAGGTGACGGTGATTGGGCTGGACCGTTCCGAAAGCAGGGTGGGCGCCATGCGCGACATCCTGGAGCATGTGTACCATGCGGATGCCACGGACAAGGCCGCCCTGCGCCAATTGGGATTTGGCGATCTGACCCACGCGGTTGTTTCCAGCGGGCATTCCCTGGAAGCCAGCGTGCTGGCCACCCTGAATCTCAAGGAACTGGGCGTGCCGCAGGTCTGGTGCAAGGCCATCAGCGAGGAGCACGAGAAGATCCTGCGCAAGCTGGGCGCGGATTTTGTCGTGTTTCCGGAACAGTACGTCGCCAAACAGATTGCCCACCACCTGGCCGTGCCGGGTCTGGTGCACTATTTTCCCCTGGGCAGCGGGGTGGCCCTGCAGGAAGTGATCGTGGAAAAGTGGGCCGGCAGCACCCTGCGCGATCTGAACCTCACCAACCGCTTCCACCTTCAGGTGGTGGGCATCAAACGTCCGGATGAAAAGGACTATTCCTACATTCCCAAGGCGGATCAGGTGCTCAATGTCGGGGATATGCTGCTCATCATCGGGGCGGAAGATCGCCTGGACCGCATCGAGAGCTGA